In one Candidatus Absconditicoccus praedator genomic region, the following are encoded:
- a CDS encoding integrase core domain-containing protein: MNIHKNTRLTPLQRKEVWEYYKRGMKPKDLHIKFNVSLPTIYKIIKRARTQEFLPRNSINNRFRNIRRGLLRLAKIESKIIEKKNKEARRYNKNYPGEMMHFDTKKLPLIRGAANKKSEYLFVGIDDYSRELYVAIMQDKTQVSSSMFLRQVIDECPYTIECVYSDNGVEYKGNDKHEFVKECVKSGIKQKFTKVRTPRTNGKAERVIRTLIDMWHSKEVFKSSEHRKMSLKRFVNRYNTVKPHKGLDNKTPYEVIEKFYYG, translated from the coding sequence ATGAATATACATAAAAATACAAGACTAACACCACTCCAGAGAAAAGAGGTCTGGGAATACTATAAAAGATGAATGAAGCCTAAGGATTTACATATTAAGTTCAATGTATCATTGCCTACCATATACAAGATAATAAAGAGAGCAAGAACTCAAGAGTTTTTACCAAGAAATTCTATCAATAATAGATTTAGAAACATTAGGCGATGATTACTTAGATTAGCTAAAATAGAATCTAAGATAATAGAAAAGAAAAACAAAGAAGCTAGAAGATACAATAAAAACTACCCTTGAGAAATGATGCATTTTGACACAAAAAAACTACCTCTTATAAGATGAGCAGCAAACAAAAAGTCTGAATACTTATTTGTATGAATAGACGACTATTCTAGAGAACTTTATGTAGCTATAATGCAAGATAAGACACAAGTATCTTCGTCTATGTTTCTTAGACAGGTAATAGATGAATGTCCTTACACTATTGAGTGTGTGTACTCAGATAATTGAGTTGAGTACAAATGAAATGATAAACATGAATTTGTTAAAGAGTGTGTAAAAAGCTGAATAAAGCAAAAATTTACAAAAGTTAGAACACCAAGAACAAATTGAAAAGCAGAGAGGGTTATAAGAACATTAATCGATATGTGGCACAGTAAGGAAGTTTTTAAGTCATCAGAACATAGAAAAATGTCTTTAAAAAGATTTGTAAATCGATATAACACTGTAAAGCCACATAAATGACTAGATAATAAAACTCCTTATGAAGTTATTGAAAAGTTCTATTACTGATAA
- a CDS encoding AAA family ATPase yields MKNSLQETVAKNECRGSSEIGEQTRSKLLHLLYGQTTSIELDPTLQNMDKLETLQVLEDEIIGQDAAKKQLVDAVFDNINTIRPKKSPLGVFFFAGPTGVGKTEIARALGKALLGGEDSITKIECENYTKSHTINNLFGSPKSYVGYGESTPLCDTNLFRPFYQAKENGTICPSIKRLKGFSIILVDEIEKAHPEIRQARLSAMDDGKITLSTGKEDDKNLSFSKYTNLSNSIIIFTSNIGTQSEPSPIGFVQGSQDQTERENYLNSLYEEFSPEFIGRIDNFIIFNKLTQNDCKQIVQKHIREINRYLQILAFKTKLHVEDEVIDYIIKKGYNDAKGAREIERTIRTYIQKPLDKIIHSGQLDPLEEHQNENPNHYLQINVVLDNDGQIRFFAENKFVTPENLEEEKNNSENNIQDKNYNEMRFNKGSLIKSSLAASEAYQEYINIHTDPGAYGAYGENRVQQIENQLQRMGIGPEKRNLLRKKGYEAIFKKFKHILTYEGIELLTPKEKALFRPHSIGAIKKVITHILKQYDESFLYDEEFFWDIVEDIMQRVSVMNKSQISIKQKVVIAKLIDAYIKDKYPIT; encoded by the coding sequence ATGAAAAATAGTTTACAAGAGACAGTTGCAAAAAATGAATGCAGGGGAAGTTCAGAGATTTGAGAACAGACCAGAAGTAAACTTTTACACCTATTATACTGACAAACAACTAGCATAGAATTAGACCCAACATTACAAAACATGGATAAGTTGGAGACTCTTCAAGTGCTTGAAGATGAAATAATATGACAAGATGCTGCTAAAAAACAACTCGTAGATGCAGTATTTGACAATATCAATACAATTAGACCTAAAAAAAGCCCTCTAGGTGTGTTCTTTTTTGCATGACCTACCTGAGTTTGAAAAACAGAAATTGCAAGAGCTCTTGGAAAAGCTTTATTATGATGAGAAGACAGTATAACAAAAATTGAGTGTGAAAATTACACAAAATCTCATACTATAAATAATTTATTTGGGTCTCCTAAAAGTTATGTTTGATATTGAGAATCTACTCCACTTTGTGACACAAACCTATTTCGTCCATTTTACCAAGCCAAAGAAAATTGAACAATATGTCCATCTATAAAAAGACTTAAGTGATTTTCAATAATTCTAGTTGATGAAATAGAAAAAGCACATCCTGAAATCAGACAAGCACGACTTTCTGCTATGGATGATGGAAAAATAACCTTATCTACTGGTAAAGAAGATGACAAAAACCTAAGTTTTTCTAAATACACTAATTTATCAAATTCAATAATAATTTTCACTTCAAATATTTGAACACAATCAGAACCTTCACCAATCTGATTTGTACAATGAAGTCAGGACCAAACAGAAAGAGAAAATTACCTAAATAGTTTGTATGAAGAATTTTCTCCAGAATTTATATGAAGAATAGATAATTTTATAATATTCAACAAACTAACCCAAAATGATTGCAAACAAATTGTACAAAAACATATTAGAGAAATAAACCGATACCTTCAAATTCTTGCTTTTAAAACAAAATTACATGTAGAAGATGAAGTTATAGATTATATAATAAAAAAATGATACAACGATGCTAAATGAGCAAGAGAAATTGAAAGAACCATAAGAACTTATATTCAAAAACCACTTGATAAAATAATACATTCATGACAACTTGATCCATTAGAAGAGCATCAAAATGAAAACCCAAATCACTATCTTCAAATAAATGTTGTACTTGACAATGATTGACAAATAAGGTTTTTTGCTGAAAACAAGTTTGTAACACCTGAAAATTTAGAAGAAGAAAAAAATAATTCAGAAAACAATATACAAGACAAAAACTACAATGAAATGCGATTTAATAAATGATCACTAATAAAGTCTTCTTTAGCTGCTTCCGAAGCATATCAAGAATATATTAACATACATACAGATCCTTGAGCTTACTGAGCATACTGAGAAAATAGAGTACAACAAATAGAAAACCAACTACAAAGGATGTGAATATGACCAGAAAAAAGAAATTTACTAAGAAAAAAATGATATGAGGCTATTTTTAAAAAATTTAAACATATACTAACTTATGAATGAATAGAACTACTTACTCCAAAAGAAAAAGCTCTATTTCGCCCTCATAGCATATGAGCAATTAAAAAAGTCATAACACACATTCTAAAACAATATGATGAATCATTTTTGTATGATGAGGAGTTCTTTTGGGATATTGTAGAAGATATTATGCAAAGAGTATCAGTAATGAATAAATCCCAAATATCAATAAAACAAAAAGTTGTTATAGCAAAATTGATAGATGCATACATCAAAGACAAATATCCAATAACTTAA
- a CDS encoding tyrosine-type recombinase/integrase: MGKIKNTFSNQQISNPANKLSSLQIHELINIFLQTKKSIKTQKSYFVDLKQFFEDFQIYEGAQLIQKLSDHSISEDITNFINSHKKYDPQNPNRLLNPRTINRKAYSLSSFFKFLQKRFKVNYNPVIFEPASTPKFSETNSLNKEELVGFLEYLKEKYKKSSDKKIHIHLRNYLIFGFMFFSLRRSEVSQLRREDINFEEQYIKVLQKGGTNKYIPLPEEFFNKLMQFKDIKESKKIESDYIFTPFYNNKTKNFEKPLTSEYIYNLTLKQWIKYKNNEELSQIYKEKDKLKNRKKYLNKKLKLSKDKKIENEIRIVEEKIEQLNIRKKRLLQTTKSISCHSFRKSFVEQAILRGDDFVEIQNATGHSGPAMIGYYQSISKTKHNSANKMSDIF; encoded by the coding sequence ATGGGTAAAATAAAAAATACATTTTCAAACCAACAAATATCAAATCCTGCAAACAAATTAAGTAGCTTACAAATACATGAGCTGATAAATATTTTTTTGCAAACAAAAAAGTCTATCAAAACTCAAAAATCATATTTTGTAGATTTGAAACAATTTTTTGAAGACTTCCAAATATATGAATGAGCACAACTTATACAAAAACTATCAGACCATTCTATTTCTGAAGATATTACAAACTTTATCAATTCTCACAAAAAATACGACCCTCAAAATCCCAACAGACTACTAAATCCAAGAACTATAAATAGAAAAGCATATTCTTTGTCATCTTTTTTTAAATTTTTACAAAAAAGATTTAAAGTAAACTACAATCCGGTGATTTTTGAACCTGCATCTACACCAAAATTTTCTGAAACAAACAGTTTAAATAAAGAAGAACTTGTATGATTTCTTGAATATCTCAAAGAAAAATACAAAAAAAGTTCAGACAAAAAAATACATATTCATCTTAGAAACTACCTAATATTTGGCTTTATGTTTTTTTCTTTGAGAAGAAGTGAAGTATCACAACTTAGACGAGAAGATATAAACTTTGAAGAACAATATATAAAAGTTTTACAAAAATGATGAACAAACAAATATATACCTCTTCCCGAAGAATTTTTCAATAAGCTTATGCAATTCAAAGATATAAAAGAATCAAAAAAAATTGAAAGTGATTATATATTTACACCATTTTACAACAATAAAACTAAAAATTTTGAGAAACCTCTAACTTCCGAGTATATATACAATCTTACTCTGAAACAATGGATAAAATACAAAAACAACGAAGAATTATCTCAAATATACAAAGAAAAAGATAAATTAAAAAACAGGAAAAAATACCTCAACAAAAAGCTCAAGCTTTCAAAAGACAAAAAAATAGAAAATGAAATTAGAATAGTTGAAGAAAAGATTGAACAACTAAATATTAGAAAGAAAAGACTTCTTCAAACAACAAAAAGCATATCATGCCATAGCTTTAGAAAAAGTTTTGTAGAACAAGCAATTCTTAGATGAGATGATTTTGTTGAGATACAAAATGCCACATGACATTCAGGGCCTGCTATGATATGATATTATCAATCTATAAGTAAAACCAAACACAACTCAGCCAATAAAATGAGTGATATATTTTAA
- a CDS encoding GIY-YIG nuclease family protein, with amino-acid sequence MLQISHLPNNPGVYFFKNKSGRILYIGKAKDIKKRVSQYFNKDIGVWKQDMVNKSSHVDFLTTNTDQEAYILENNLIKRYQPVYNTLLKGDNSYTYIKITNEEFPQIFFTRFKNNDGAIYIGPKVYKKDLKQLLQVIKYFFKIRACNKTQFKKGKLCDYYSFGMCDGWCNTNNEKLENTNAKKMYDDYIDKIQKFFQGDTKVIENEIVENINKSIQNQNFEWAAKLRDVLYTIQKHTQKQTIELQDNTTGYFLKIKKIGEYYAFSALKFFNGKLIDVLKFTEHSSGASFGQLKTEFQNEFGRIYNYDKTEEKFFGGTISGKNMKTDVINNLSDILDNSIESLIINSTFSKKNVMGELLTNLQNRYFLDNYPYKMECIDISHIGGDYISGGLSCLVGGIPDKKFYRMYKINTIQNGKSDDYLAIKEVLIRRFKNDRLPDLFVIDGGKGQLNILKKLIKENQKIKQIYEKVDFLSIGKGKARTKTGKNQGEKEIVFYLDQDLNIKQKTFSYDDTDRVLIKLRDESHRFANKYRKKRMSKEWQS; translated from the coding sequence ATGTTACAAATTAGCCATTTACCCAATAATCCTTGAGTATATTTTTTCAAGAATAAATCTTGAAGAATTTTATATATATGAAAAGCAAAAGATATCAAAAAAAGAGTTTCTCAATATTTCAACAAAGATATATGAGTTTGGAAACAGGATATGGTAAACAAATCCAGTCATGTTGATTTTTTGACTACCAATACAGACCAAGAGGCCTATATCCTTGAAAATAATCTTATCAAAAGGTATCAGCCTGTATACAATACTTTATTAAAATGAGACAATTCATATACATACATAAAAATCACTAATGAAGAATTTCCACAAATCTTTTTTACAAGATTCAAAAACAATGATTGAGCTATATATATATGACCAAAGGTTTATAAAAAAGACCTCAAGCAGTTGTTGCAAGTAATCAAATATTTTTTCAAAATTAGAGCTTGCAATAAAACACAGTTCAAAAAATGAAAATTATGTGATTATTATTCTTTTGGTATGTGTGATGGTTGGTGTAATACAAATAATGAGAAATTAGAAAATACAAATGCAAAAAAAATGTATGATGATTATATAGATAAAATTCAGAAATTTTTCCAGTGAGATACCAAAGTAATAGAAAATGAAATAGTTGAAAATATAAATAAATCAATACAAAATCAAAATTTTGAATGGGCAGCAAAACTTAGAGATGTTTTGTATACTATCCAAAAACATACCCAAAAACAAACTATAGAACTTCAAGATAATACTACATGATATTTTTTGAAAATAAAAAAGATAGGTGAGTATTATGCATTTTCTGCATTGAAGTTTTTTAATTGAAAACTAATAGATGTGTTGAAGTTTACTGAGCATTCTTCTGGTGCCAGTTTTGGTCAATTGAAAACAGAATTTCAAAATGAGTTTGGTAGAATTTACAATTATGATAAAACAGAAGAAAAATTCTTTTGAGGAACTATTTCATGAAAAAATATGAAAACTGATGTAATAAACAATTTATCAGACATATTGGATAATAGTATAGAATCTTTGATAATAAATTCTACTTTTTCCAAAAAGAATGTAATGTGAGAGTTGCTTACTAACTTGCAAAATAGGTATTTTCTTGATAATTATCCGTATAAGATGGAATGTATAGATATTTCTCATATTTGATGAGATTATATATCTGGTGGTTTGTCTTGCTTGGTATGATGAATTCCAGATAAAAAGTTTTATAGAATGTACAAAATAAATACTATACAAAACTGAAAAAGTGATGATTATCTAGCAATCAAAGAAGTGCTCATAAGGAGGTTTAAAAATGATAGATTACCTGATTTGTTTGTGATAGATGGTGGTAAATGACAGCTTAATATCTTGAAAAAACTTATAAAAGAAAATCAGAAAATCAAACAAATATACGAAAAGGTGGATTTTTTGTCTATATGAAAATGAAAAGCAAGAACCAAAACTGGAAAAAATCAGTGAGAAAAAGAGATAGTATTTTACTTGGACCAGGATTTGAATATTAAACAAAAAACATTTTCTTATGATGATACAGATAGAGTTTTGATAAAACTAAGAGATGAATCTCACAGATTTGCCAACAAATACAGAAAAAAAAGAATGAGCAAAGAGTGGCAATCTTAG
- a CDS encoding Eco57I restriction-modification methylase domain-containing protein: MHKLFKSSLINEKLENFEIPDLDHKIQILQNWHKLYQSGTLTKKSEQEVEQSFNEDILGKILGYKSLTESQIYHREAQPKAPVGGQKADFGLGFFDSQDPENNKIQAVVEVKDAATSLDKPQKREGNLSPVQQAFKYKPFFKDCHFIIVSNFWETRLYTDSYYEYEAWTIADLLNPENNYQNFRQFYYILSQANLISPQGESQTKKLLSDVIIQSKEITKKFYEEYKALRLELLRDLIKKNLTPEEKKDPAKKKAKYKLILEKGQKIIDRIVFIHFCEDLGLLPAGKLKEYVRKASELDFRPWELIQRYFRAVDTGSEKIGIPDGYNGGLFAIDHELRALEASDEICEKFVDLGDYDFAEDLSVNILGHIFEQSISDLEELKEKIDNNENLENKVSKRKQDGIFYTPEYIVDYIVKNSVGKYLEEQFEQIAEEVGLKEDIQDKNYEKRLYQTYSQYQKKLQSIKVLDPACGSGAFLVKVFDYLLAENVRVFDVLSGGKEGLFDKGDLAKDILQNNIYGVDLNKESVEISKLSLWLKTAQKGKKLANLDENIKCGNSLIDDPEVAGEKAFDWEKEFGGSFDVVVGNPPYVSFQSNVLSNDEISFFENNYKTTYKIYDLYALFIEKSINLLKSNGILSFINPSVLLTNNSFGKLREFMTEKGGITEISNLKDGVFKQATVPTMIFIFYKDCKNNFVRINVSKDSDIVNIRTIESNDFYENPFEGFNIIIDTISKQIISKSKENSLNLGDILGIRESIKTGNDKEFISNTKKSSNSFPIVTGKDMNRYILNQSRYIEFIPEKLSRPTKLEYFRGEKLFIRRVGNGVIATYDKDENLSTHVLYIGNLINEEFNLKYVLVLLNSKFITYVYSKLFPPKGNVFPEIRIGNLRELPIPNISPEEQKPFIAKADFMLEKNKELNDKINTTLEFLQTRFEIDKPSKKLQQFWELDFAEFKKALKIKKMPMSEEEELLTWFKSKQNEILDLKSQIDECDREIDEMVFDLYGLSEEERRVILDS; the protein is encoded by the coding sequence ATGCACAAACTATTCAAATCCTCGCTAATCAACGAAAAGCTAGAAAACTTTGAAATTCCTGACTTGGACCACAAAATCCAAATCCTTCAAAACTGGCACAAGCTATACCAAAGCTGAACTTTGACCAAGAAATCCGAGCAGGAAGTAGAGCAATCTTTCAACGAAGACATACTTGGGAAAATTTTGGGATACAAATCTTTGACAGAAAGCCAAATCTATCACAGAGAAGCACAGCCCAAAGCTCCCGTTGGCTGACAAAAAGCAGATTTTGGACTGGGATTTTTTGATTCACAAGATCCAGAAAACAACAAAATCCAAGCAGTAGTAGAAGTCAAAGATGCTGCCACTTCTCTAGACAAACCACAAAAAAGAGAATGAAACCTATCCCCAGTACAGCAAGCTTTCAAATACAAACCTTTTTTCAAAGACTGTCATTTTATCATCGTTTCCAACTTTTGGGAAACTAGGCTATATACAGATTCTTATTATGAATACGAAGCCTGGACTATCGCAGATCTACTAAATCCAGAAAACAACTACCAAAATTTCCGTCAGTTTTATTATATTCTTTCTCAAGCAAATCTAATTTCTCCACAATGAGAGAGCCAAACCAAAAAACTACTTTCTGATGTGATTATCCAATCCAAAGAAATCACCAAAAAATTTTATGAAGAATACAAAGCCTTGAGGTTGGAGCTGCTCAGAGACCTTATCAAAAAAAATCTAACTCCCGAAGAGAAAAAAGACCCTGCCAAAAAGAAAGCCAAATACAAGCTAATCTTGGAAAAATGACAAAAAATAATAGATAGAATAGTTTTTATACACTTTTGTGAAGATTTGGGGTTGCTACCAGCGGGAAAGCTCAAAGAATATGTAAGAAAAGCATCCGAACTTGATTTTCGTCCTTGGGAGTTGATACAAAGGTATTTCCGTGCAGTAGATACAGGTAGTGAAAAAATATGAATTCCTGATGGATACAACGGTTGACTGTTTGCCATAGACCACGAGCTGAGAGCCTTGGAAGCAAGTGATGAAATCTGTGAGAAATTCGTAGATTTGGGGGATTATGATTTTGCTGAAGATTTATCTGTAAATATTTTGGGGCATATATTTGAGCAGTCTATTAGTGATTTGGAAGAGCTAAAAGAGAAAATCGATAACAACGAAAACCTAGAAAACAAAGTTTCCAAAAGAAAGCAAGATGGGATTTTTTATACTCCGGAGTATATAGTGGATTATATAGTCAAAAATTCTGTATGAAAGTATCTGGAAGAGCAGTTTGAGCAGATAGCTGAGGAGGTAGGGCTCAAAGAGGATATTCAAGACAAAAATTATGAAAAAAGGTTGTATCAAACTTATTCTCAATATCAAAAGAAATTGCAGTCTATCAAAGTCTTGGACCCTGCCTGTGGTAGTGGTGCGTTTTTGGTAAAAGTTTTTGATTATCTCTTGGCTGAGAATGTGAGGGTTTTTGATGTGCTAAGTGGTGGTAAGGAATGACTTTTTGACAAAGGGGATTTGGCAAAGGATATTTTGCAAAACAACATTTATGGAGTAGATCTCAACAAGGAGTCTGTGGAGATAAGCAAGTTGTCTCTGTGGTTGAAAACAGCTCAAAAGGGTAAGAAATTGGCAAATTTGGATGAAAATATCAAGTGTGGTAATTCTTTGATAGATGATCCAGAAGTTGCTGGAGAAAAGGCTTTTGATTGGGAGAAAGAGTTTGGAGGAAGTTTTGATGTGGTGGTGGGGAATCCGCCGTATGTGAGTTTTCAAAGTAATGTTTTGTCTAATGATGAAATAAGCTTTTTTGAAAATAATTACAAAACAACATATAAAATATATGACTTATATGCTTTATTTATAGAAAAATCAATTAATCTTTTAAAATCAAATTGAATACTATCATTTATTAATCCAAGTGTATTATTAACTAATAACTCATTTTGAAAACTAAGAGAATTTATGACTGAAAAGTGAGGTATTACTGAGATATCAAATTTAAAAGATTGAGTATTTAAACAAGCAACAGTGCCTACAATGATATTTATTTTTTATAAAGATTGTAAAAATAATTTTGTAAGGATTAATGTGTCTAAAGATTCAGATATTGTTAATATAAGAACTATTGAATCTAATGATTTTTATGAAAATCCTTTTGAATGATTTAATATAATAATTGATACTATTTCAAAACAGATAATATCAAAAAGTAAAGAAAATTCATTAAATTTAGGTGATATTTTATGAATAAGAGAAAGTATCAAAACTTGAAATGATAAGGAGTTTATATCAAATACTAAGAAATCTTCTAATTCATTTCCTATAGTTACTTGAAAAGATATGAATAGGTATATTTTAAATCAAAGTAGATATATTGAATTTATACCAGAAAAGCTTTCAAGGCCTACTAAGTTAGAATACTTCAGATGAGAAAAACTTTTTATTAGAAGAGTTTGAAATGGTGTTATAGCAACTTATGATAAAGATGAAAATTTATCAACACATGTTTTATATATATGAAATCTTATAAATGAAGAATTTAATTTAAAATATGTATTAGTTCTACTTAATAGCAAATTTATTACTTATGTTTATTCAAAATTATTTCCACCTAAATGAAATGTTTTTCCAGAGATTAGGATTTGAAATCTAAGGGAACTACCAATTCCTAACATCTCTCCAGAAGAACAAAAACCTTTCATAGCCAAAGCTGATTTTATGCTAGAGAAAAACAAGGAATTGAATGACAAAATAAATACTACTTTGGAGTTTTTGCAAACAAGATTTGAGATAGACAAGCCAAGCAAAAAATTGCAGCAGTTTTGGGAGTTGGACTTTGCCGAATTCAAAAAAGCTTTGAAAATCAAAAAAATGCCAATGAGCGAAGAAGAGGAGCTACTCACTTGGTTCAAATCCAAACAAAACGAAATCTTGGATTTGAAAAGTCAAATTGATGAGTGTGATAGAGAAATTGATGAGATGGTGTTTGATTTGTATGGGTTGAGTGAGGAAGAGAGGAGAGTTATTTTAGATA
- the thrS gene encoding threonine--tRNA ligase translates to MTESLLRSRHSLAHILAQAAQREFGANLKLGVGPAIDDGCYYDILPTSEEIKIQDKDLKNIQKYMEQVIKQKQEFHCISMDVQTAKDLNNFLGQELKNELIDEFVSQGESEITYYINLIPAKAKDALMKGANPSYISYYEEINKHMHQNFSLPEDKFVCFIDMCEGPHIAHTGELDPKTFKLAKIAGAYRRGDEKNPMMTRVYAYAFASKEELQEHINFLEEAKKRDHRVLGKQLKLFTTSDLVGAGLPLLQPRGMIIRKVIEDYLWELHKEKGYERVWSPHIAKKDLYETSGHWDKFGNELMKIEGKYEDFCVKPMNCPHHMQIFADNQFSYRDLPVRYFEPATIYRDEKPGQLGGLTRVRSITQDDGHLFCRIDQLGQEISTIVDIIKTFYEKMGMMNDYWVSLSIRGEEKSDYIGEENVWQEAESALEKAANDKGLNFKKVEGEAAFYGPKLDFMFKDCLNREWQLATIQLDFNLPERFELEYTNDKGEKERPVVIHRAICGSLERFMGIMIEHFAGAFPFWLAPEQIKIIPVADKFEDYAHNINQQFKNQGIRSNVDSSDDSFNKKIRNGEKAKIPYLIIVGEKESSNNTLSIRRYSDKKQYESTLNEFLNEISK, encoded by the coding sequence ATGACAGAAAGTTTACTTAGATCTAGACATAGTCTTGCACATATACTTGCACAAGCAGCACAAAGAGAATTTGGTGCCAACTTGAAACTATGAGTATGACCTGCTATAGATGATGGTTGTTATTATGATATATTACCTACATCTGAAGAGATCAAAATCCAAGACAAAGATCTAAAAAACATCCAAAAATATATGGAACAAGTCATAAAGCAAAAACAAGAATTTCACTGTATTTCTATGGATGTTCAAACAGCCAAAGATCTAAATAATTTTTTATGACAAGAATTAAAAAATGAACTGATAGATGAATTTGTTTCTCAATGAGAAAGTGAAATTACTTATTATATTAATTTGATACCAGCAAAAGCAAAAGATGCACTTATGAAATGAGCTAATCCTAGCTATATTTCTTACTATGAAGAAATAAACAAACATATGCATCAAAATTTCAGTTTACCAGAAGACAAGTTTGTTTGTTTCATAGATATGTGTGAATGACCACATATTGCACATACTTGAGAGCTAGATCCCAAAACTTTCAAGTTGGCAAAGATTGCTTGAGCTTATCGAAGATGAGATGAAAAAAATCCTATGATGACTAGAGTTTATGCTTATGCATTTGCAAGCAAAGAAGAACTTCAAGAACATATAAATTTCTTGGAAGAAGCCAAAAAAAGAGACCATAGAGTTTTATGAAAACAATTAAAATTATTTACTACTAGTGATTTGGTAGGTGCTGGATTACCATTGTTGCAGCCAAGATGAATGATTATTCGTAAGGTTATAGAAGACTATCTTTGGGAGTTACACAAAGAAAAATGATATGAAAGAGTTTGGAGTCCACATATCGCCAAAAAAGACTTGTACGAGACTTCATGACACTGGGATAAGTTTTGAAATGAGCTTATGAAAATTGAATGAAAATATGAGGATTTTTGTGTAAAACCGATGAACTGCCCTCATCATATGCAGATATTTGCAGACAATCAATTTTCATATCGTGATTTACCAGTTAGATATTTTGAACCTGCCACTATATATAGAGATGAAAAGCCAGGTCAATTATGAGGACTTACTAGAGTAAGATCTATCACCCAAGATGATGGACATTTATTTTGCAGAATAGATCAATTAGGCCAAGAGATAAGTACAATAGTAGATATTATCAAAACATTCTATGAAAAAATGTGAATGATGAACGATTATTGGGTAAGTTTATCAATAAGATGAGAAGAAAAGTCTGATTATATATGAGAGGAAAATGTATGGCAAGAAGCAGAGTCTGCTTTGGAAAAGGCTGCCAATGATAAATGATTGAATTTTAAAAAAGTAGAATGAGAAGCTGCTTTTTATTGACCAAAACTGGATTTCATGTTCAAAGACTGCCTCAATAGAGAGTGGCAACTTGCTACAATACAGCTAGATTTCAATTTACCAGAAAGATTTGAACTTGAATATACAAATGATAAATGAGAAAAAGAAAGACCAGTAGTTATTCACAGAGCCATATGCGGGTCATTAGAAAGATTTATGTGAATTATGATAGAACATTTTGCATGAGCCTTCCCTTTTTGGCTAGCTCCAGAACAAATCAAAATTATACCAGTTGCAGATAAATTTGAGGATTATGCTCACAATATAAATCAACAATTCAAAAATCAATGAATCAGATCAAATGTAGATTCAAGTGACGACAGTTTCAACAAGAAAATAAGAAACTGAGAAAAAGCAAAAATACCTTATCTTATAATAGTATGAGAAAAGGAAAGTAGTAATAATACTTTATCTATTAGAAGATACAGTGACAAAAAACAATATGAATCTACACTAAACGAATTTTTAAATGAAATTTCCAAATAG